Proteins encoded in a region of the Carassius carassius chromosome 49, fCarCar2.1, whole genome shotgun sequence genome:
- the LOC132132441 gene encoding coiled-coil domain-containing protein 62-like isoform X2 — translation MEERWNSKTPGSFSISKGSPVEPWHSTPVKKNVFAAKENPDVSSTKLRDENRSLSLHDLSKPMSSFSLMQDFQSPVNGLEVSTIQRQRLELQLLIAELKDHDQELNTMAAAHHKQLLSWEQDRQRVLILEQRCARLEDELEKRNEVIRALSKQTKVSETRKKDVYRELNSSQQQLHELSRRQMNISRHEHDLEERNQSLDSTVMMLSSQLGQLQVREVEVSSMLKLKDRDVIEATNQILELSSHLCELEKSLEELRTRESKMLREMEKHKHCFRESRHENTQLKAELQEKTIENNNQREELIRLKQENQLLRKDITAVELQMMNEDKSWRDELLELSRSKQSPAESELLCMRQVCENQKNDLQLLKLNLESTRESLRHHEGQRSRESVADLSLLNLNCPSPSHRSRRSSVCLLDSMLSIELCANDVACHGNEESYSSSTTRLQRLLAESQEMVSSLESSTKKNVSPTEPQSPMNCDAGCHRQSNYENSSHSQTSTHNQTRGQSDSQIESSPRLHQGRKSCGP, via the exons ATGGAGGAAAGATGGAACTCCAAAACTCCTGGAAGTTTTTCGATATCAAAAG GATCTCCAGTGGAGCCCTGGCACAGTACTCCTGTAAAAAAG AATGTTTTTGCTGCTAAAGAGAACCCAGATGTTTCTTCCACCAAACTCAGAGATGAAAACAGATCACTGAGTCTGCATGACCTCTCAAAACCGATGTCCTCTTTCTCATTAATGCAGGATTTTCAG AGCCCAGTTAATGGATTGGAGGTCTCCACTATCCAGAGGCAGCGGCTGGAGCTGCAGCTTCTCATAGCAGAACTGAAGGACCATGACCAGGAGCTCAATACTATGGCAgcagcccatcacaagcagctgcTGTCCTGGGAACAGGACCGTCAAAGAGTGCTGATCCTGGAACAGAGATGTGCCCGACTGGAGG ATGAGCTGGAGAAGCGTAATGAAGTGATCAGAGCTCTCAGTAAGCAGACAAAGGTGTCGGAAACGAGAAAGAAAGATGTGTACAGAGAGCTCAACAGCTCCCAACAGCAGCTTCACGAGCTGAGCCGCAGACAGATGAACATCTCCAGACATGAGCACGACTTGGAG GAGAGGAACCAGAGTCTGGACTCCACGGTCATGATGCTGTCATCACAGCTGGGACAGCTGCAGGTGCGCGAGGTGGAGGTCAGCTCCATGCTTAAACTGAAG GATAGAGACGTGATTGAGGCCACCAATCAAATTTTAGAGCTGTCCAGTCATTTGTGTGAACTAGAGAAATCACTTGAAGAGCTGCGAACACGTGAGAGCAAAATGCTGCGGGAAATGgagaaacacaaacactgttTCAGAGAGAGCAGACATGAAAACACACAACTGAAAG CTGAGCTTCAGGAGAAAACCATTGAGAACAATAACCAGAGAGAAGAGCTCATCCGCTTAAAGCAGGAAAACCAGCTGTTGAGGAAAGACATCACTGCTGTTGAACTTCAGATGATGA ATGAAGATAAAAGCTGGAGGGATGAATTACTTGAACTCTCCCGATCAAAACAATCTCCAGCTGAATCTGAGCTGCTCTGTATGCGGCAG GTGTGTGAAAACCAGAAAAATGACCTCCAGCTGCTAAAGCTGAACTTGGAGAGCACCAGAGAGTCTCTCCGACATCATGAGGGTCAAAGGTCACGGGAGAG TGTTGCAGATCTGAGCCTTCTTAATCTGAATTGCCCCTCCCCCTCACACAGAAGTAGGCGGAGCTCTGTCTGTTTACTTGATTCTATGCTAAGCATTGAACTCTGTGCCAATGATGTAGCTTGCCATGGCAATGAG GAGAGCTATAGCTCATCCACAACACGGCTACAGCGTCTGCTGGCTGAGTCTCAGGAAATGGTTTCAAGTTTGGAAAGTTCTACCAAGAAAAATGTCAGCCCGACAGAACCTCAGAGCCCAATGAACTGTGATGCTGGTTGTCACCGCCAAAGTAACTATGAAAACAGCAGCCACTCCCAAACCTCCACCCATAACCAAACACGCGGG CAAAGCGACTCCCAGATTGAAAGCAGCCCACGTTTGCATCAAGGAAGAAAGTCATGTGGTCCCTAA
- the LOC132132441 gene encoding protein Hook homolog 3-like isoform X1 gives MEERWNSKTPGSFSISKGSPVEPWHSTPVKKNVFAAKENPDVSSTKLRDENRSLSLHDLSKPMSSFSLMQDFQSPVNGLEVSTIQRQRLELQLLIAELKDHDQELNTMAAAHHKQLLSWEQDRQRVLILEQRCARLEDELEKRNEVIRALSKQTKVSETRKKDVYRELNSSQQQLHELSRRQMNISRHEHDLEERNQSLDSTVMMLSSQLGQLQVREVEVSSMLKLKDRDVIEATNQILELSSHLCELEKSLEELRTRESKMLREMEKHKHCFRESRHENTQLKAELQEKTIENNNQREELIRLKQENQLLRKDITAVELQMMNEDKSWRDELLELSRSKQSPAESELLCMRQVCENQKNDLQLLKLNLESTRESLRHHEGQRSRERADSVLGDTHVLEYSDHQEGTELETGLMSILCHSTSRNATSGLTQHLCVEMETQTDSEHDFSAALSAANHEVTEQSAVEESCSGANITNSCATSQCDINEQESPKMVMKERANNCVAPSSHSLCCDNADSPSEDPQSRAVYTDTRADVDLMAVIDYDSETGTPVYVVDVDISPRFSCVADLSLLNLNCPSPSHRSRRSSVCLLDSMLSIELCANDVACHGNEESYSSSTTRLQRLLAESQEMVSSLESSTKKNVSPTEPQSPMNCDAGCHRQSNYENSSHSQTSTHNQTRGQSDSQIESSPRLHQGRKSCGP, from the exons ATGGAGGAAAGATGGAACTCCAAAACTCCTGGAAGTTTTTCGATATCAAAAG GATCTCCAGTGGAGCCCTGGCACAGTACTCCTGTAAAAAAG AATGTTTTTGCTGCTAAAGAGAACCCAGATGTTTCTTCCACCAAACTCAGAGATGAAAACAGATCACTGAGTCTGCATGACCTCTCAAAACCGATGTCCTCTTTCTCATTAATGCAGGATTTTCAG AGCCCAGTTAATGGATTGGAGGTCTCCACTATCCAGAGGCAGCGGCTGGAGCTGCAGCTTCTCATAGCAGAACTGAAGGACCATGACCAGGAGCTCAATACTATGGCAgcagcccatcacaagcagctgcTGTCCTGGGAACAGGACCGTCAAAGAGTGCTGATCCTGGAACAGAGATGTGCCCGACTGGAGG ATGAGCTGGAGAAGCGTAATGAAGTGATCAGAGCTCTCAGTAAGCAGACAAAGGTGTCGGAAACGAGAAAGAAAGATGTGTACAGAGAGCTCAACAGCTCCCAACAGCAGCTTCACGAGCTGAGCCGCAGACAGATGAACATCTCCAGACATGAGCACGACTTGGAG GAGAGGAACCAGAGTCTGGACTCCACGGTCATGATGCTGTCATCACAGCTGGGACAGCTGCAGGTGCGCGAGGTGGAGGTCAGCTCCATGCTTAAACTGAAG GATAGAGACGTGATTGAGGCCACCAATCAAATTTTAGAGCTGTCCAGTCATTTGTGTGAACTAGAGAAATCACTTGAAGAGCTGCGAACACGTGAGAGCAAAATGCTGCGGGAAATGgagaaacacaaacactgttTCAGAGAGAGCAGACATGAAAACACACAACTGAAAG CTGAGCTTCAGGAGAAAACCATTGAGAACAATAACCAGAGAGAAGAGCTCATCCGCTTAAAGCAGGAAAACCAGCTGTTGAGGAAAGACATCACTGCTGTTGAACTTCAGATGATGA ATGAAGATAAAAGCTGGAGGGATGAATTACTTGAACTCTCCCGATCAAAACAATCTCCAGCTGAATCTGAGCTGCTCTGTATGCGGCAG GTGTGTGAAAACCAGAAAAATGACCTCCAGCTGCTAAAGCTGAACTTGGAGAGCACCAGAGAGTCTCTCCGACATCATGAGGGTCAAAGGTCACGGGAGAG GGCTGATTCTGTTTTAGGAGACACTCATGTGCTAGAATACAGTGATCATCAAGAAGGGACAGAACTAGAAACAGGGCTAATGTCCATCCTGTGCCACAGCACAAGCAGAAATGCCACATCGGGTTTAACACAGCATCTTTGTGTTGAAATGGAAACGCAGACTGACTCTGAGCATGACTTTAGCGCAGCTTTGAGTGCAGCAAACCATGAAGTCACAGAACAGTCAGCCGTAGAGGAAAGTTGCTCAGGGGCCAACATTACGAACAGCTGTGCAACTAGCCAGTGTGACATCAATGAGCAAGAATCACCCAAGATGGTAATGAAGGAAAGAGCGAACAACTGTGTTGCGCCGTCATCCCATTCTCTCTGCTGTGATAACGCTGACAGCCCATCAGAAGATCCACAGAGTCGGGCAGTGTATACTGACACTAGAGCTGATGTGGATTTAATGGCTGTCATTGACTATGATTCAGAGACAGGAACTCCTGTCTATGTAGTCGATGTGGATATCAGTCCAAGATTCTCTTG TGTTGCAGATCTGAGCCTTCTTAATCTGAATTGCCCCTCCCCCTCACACAGAAGTAGGCGGAGCTCTGTCTGTTTACTTGATTCTATGCTAAGCATTGAACTCTGTGCCAATGATGTAGCTTGCCATGGCAATGAG GAGAGCTATAGCTCATCCACAACACGGCTACAGCGTCTGCTGGCTGAGTCTCAGGAAATGGTTTCAAGTTTGGAAAGTTCTACCAAGAAAAATGTCAGCCCGACAGAACCTCAGAGCCCAATGAACTGTGATGCTGGTTGTCACCGCCAAAGTAACTATGAAAACAGCAGCCACTCCCAAACCTCCACCCATAACCAAACACGCGGG CAAAGCGACTCCCAGATTGAAAGCAGCCCACGTTTGCATCAAGGAAGAAAGTCATGTGGTCCCTAA
- the LOC132132441 gene encoding uncharacterized protein LOC132132441 isoform X3, with product MMLSSQLGQLQVREVEVSSMLKLKDRDVIEATNQILELSSHLCELEKSLEELRTRESKMLREMEKHKHCFRESRHENTQLKAELQEKTIENNNQREELIRLKQENQLLRKDITAVELQMMNEDKSWRDELLELSRSKQSPAESELLCMRQVCENQKNDLQLLKLNLESTRESLRHHEGQRSRERADSVLGDTHVLEYSDHQEGTELETGLMSILCHSTSRNATSGLTQHLCVEMETQTDSEHDFSAALSAANHEVTEQSAVEESCSGANITNSCATSQCDINEQESPKMVMKERANNCVAPSSHSLCCDNADSPSEDPQSRAVYTDTRADVDLMAVIDYDSETGTPVYVVDVDISPRFSCVADLSLLNLNCPSPSHRSRRSSVCLLDSMLSIELCANDVACHGNEESYSSSTTRLQRLLAESQEMVSSLESSTKKNVSPTEPQSPMNCDAGCHRQSNYENSSHSQTSTHNQTRGQSDSQIESSPRLHQGRKSCGP from the exons ATGATGCTGTCATCACAGCTGGGACAGCTGCAGGTGCGCGAGGTGGAGGTCAGCTCCATGCTTAAACTGAAG GATAGAGACGTGATTGAGGCCACCAATCAAATTTTAGAGCTGTCCAGTCATTTGTGTGAACTAGAGAAATCACTTGAAGAGCTGCGAACACGTGAGAGCAAAATGCTGCGGGAAATGgagaaacacaaacactgttTCAGAGAGAGCAGACATGAAAACACACAACTGAAAG CTGAGCTTCAGGAGAAAACCATTGAGAACAATAACCAGAGAGAAGAGCTCATCCGCTTAAAGCAGGAAAACCAGCTGTTGAGGAAAGACATCACTGCTGTTGAACTTCAGATGATGA ATGAAGATAAAAGCTGGAGGGATGAATTACTTGAACTCTCCCGATCAAAACAATCTCCAGCTGAATCTGAGCTGCTCTGTATGCGGCAG GTGTGTGAAAACCAGAAAAATGACCTCCAGCTGCTAAAGCTGAACTTGGAGAGCACCAGAGAGTCTCTCCGACATCATGAGGGTCAAAGGTCACGGGAGAG GGCTGATTCTGTTTTAGGAGACACTCATGTGCTAGAATACAGTGATCATCAAGAAGGGACAGAACTAGAAACAGGGCTAATGTCCATCCTGTGCCACAGCACAAGCAGAAATGCCACATCGGGTTTAACACAGCATCTTTGTGTTGAAATGGAAACGCAGACTGACTCTGAGCATGACTTTAGCGCAGCTTTGAGTGCAGCAAACCATGAAGTCACAGAACAGTCAGCCGTAGAGGAAAGTTGCTCAGGGGCCAACATTACGAACAGCTGTGCAACTAGCCAGTGTGACATCAATGAGCAAGAATCACCCAAGATGGTAATGAAGGAAAGAGCGAACAACTGTGTTGCGCCGTCATCCCATTCTCTCTGCTGTGATAACGCTGACAGCCCATCAGAAGATCCACAGAGTCGGGCAGTGTATACTGACACTAGAGCTGATGTGGATTTAATGGCTGTCATTGACTATGATTCAGAGACAGGAACTCCTGTCTATGTAGTCGATGTGGATATCAGTCCAAGATTCTCTTG TGTTGCAGATCTGAGCCTTCTTAATCTGAATTGCCCCTCCCCCTCACACAGAAGTAGGCGGAGCTCTGTCTGTTTACTTGATTCTATGCTAAGCATTGAACTCTGTGCCAATGATGTAGCTTGCCATGGCAATGAG GAGAGCTATAGCTCATCCACAACACGGCTACAGCGTCTGCTGGCTGAGTCTCAGGAAATGGTTTCAAGTTTGGAAAGTTCTACCAAGAAAAATGTCAGCCCGACAGAACCTCAGAGCCCAATGAACTGTGATGCTGGTTGTCACCGCCAAAGTAACTATGAAAACAGCAGCCACTCCCAAACCTCCACCCATAACCAAACACGCGGG CAAAGCGACTCCCAGATTGAAAGCAGCCCACGTTTGCATCAAGGAAGAAAGTCATGTGGTCCCTAA
- the LOC132132452 gene encoding RILP-like protein 1 isoform X1, protein MEDFGSALEKNVADLTVMDVYDIAAVVGQEFERIIDQYGCEALSRLMPKVVRVLEILEVLVSRNSISPETEELRLELDRLRLERMERLEKDRKHKKELELVEDVWRGEAQDLLSQIAQLQEENKALLNNLSVKECPMTEEDIQKQEGMTERERQVMKKLKEVVDKQRDEIRAKDRELMLKNEDIEALQQQLNRLMKINHDLRHKITVVEAQGKALIEQKVELEASGQARQQEMGNLRQEVARLKEHLKEQGKTSTETEESVGPPSPAQSSKTAPSWGQDLASELLAGGLEKEESPLHFIPCTGAPEALTEDGEEGKDEEDAAFLWEVLCDDDMSSNDPKDPNRPRFTLQELRDVLHERNELKATVFMLQEEIAYFKSEEQEEETGPPLPDPASTFRPSSRSNFQPESGIKRLFSFFSRDKNRGSQRRMPQMGDGFGSWKEDMDTEQAQEALQHM, encoded by the exons ATGGAGGATTTCGGTTCGGCGCTAGAGAAGAACGTGGCGGATCTGACCGTGATGGACGTGTACGACATCGCTGCGGTCGTGGGCCAGGAGTTCGAGCGCATTATTGATCAGTACGGATGCGAGGCTCTGTCCCGACTCATGCCCAAAGTGGTCCGTGTGCTGGAGATCCTGGAGGTCCTGGTGAGCCGGAACAGCATCAGTCCAGAGACCGAGGAGCTGCGTCTGGAGCTGGACCGGCTGCGGCTGGAGCGGATGGAGCGGCTGGAGAAGGACAGGAAACATAAGAAG GAGCTGGAGCTGGTGGAGGATGTGTGGAGAGGAGAAGCCCAGGATCTGCTGTCCCAGATCGCACAGCTGCAGGAGGAAAACAAAGCGCTGCTCAACAACCTGTCCGTCAAAGAGTGTCCGATGACAGAGGAGGATATACAGAAACAGGAAG GCATGACCGAGAGGGAACGGCAGGTGATGAAGAAGCTGAAGGAGGTTGTAGATAAACAGCGAGATGAGATCCGTGCCAAAGACCGTGAGCTGATGCTCAAAAACGAGGACATTGAAGCA CTCCAGCAGCAGTTGAACCGGCTGATGAAGATCAACCATGACCTGAGGCATAAGATCACGGTGGTGGAGGCCCAGGGTAAAGCGCTGATCGAGCAGAAGGTGGAGCTGGAGGCGTCTGGTCAGGCACGGCAGCAGGAGATGGGTAACCTGCGACAGGAAGTGGCCCGTCTTAAGGAGCACCTTAAAGAGCAGGGCAAGACCAGCACTGAGACGGAGGAGTCTGTAGGACCACCTTCACCTGCACAG TCGTCTAAAACGGCCCCTTCCTGGGGTCAGGATTTAGCTTCTGAGCTCCTGGCTGGGGGCCTGGAGAAAGAGGAAAGTCCCCTCCATTTCATTCCCTGCACCGGGGCCCCAGAAGCACTGACAGAGGATGGTGAGGAAGGGAAGGATGAAGAAGATGCTGCATTTTTATGG GAGGTGCTGTGTGATGATGACATGTCCTCTAATGATCCAAAAGACCCCAACCGCCCTCGATTTACCCTGCAAGAGTTGCGTGACGTCCTGCATGAGCGCAATGAGCTGAAAGCAACGGTCTTCATGCTACAAGAAGAAATTGCATATTTCAAAAG TGAGGAACAGGAGGAGGAAACAGGTCCACCACTGCCAGACCCGGCTTCTACATTTCGGCCAAGCTCACGCTCCAACTTTCAGCCGGAGTCAGGGATAAAACGACT GTTTAGCTTCTTTTCCCGCGACAAAAACCGAGGCTCTCAGAGGAGGATGCCACAGATGGGTGACGGCTTCGGCTCATGGAAAGAGGACATGGACACAGAACAGGCCCAGGAGGCATTACAGCACATGTAA
- the LOC132132452 gene encoding RILP-like protein 1 isoform X2 — MEDFGSALEKNVADLTVMDVYDIAAVVGQEFERIIDQYGCEALSRLMPKVVRVLEILEVLVSRNSISPETEELRLELDRLRLERMERLEKDRKHKKELELVEDVWRGEAQDLLSQIAQLQEENKALLNNLSVKECPMTEEDIQKQEGMTERERQVMKKLKEVVDKQRDEIRAKDRELMLKNEDIEALQQQLNRLMKINHDLRHKITVVEAQGKALIEQKVELEASGQARQQEMGNLRQEVARLKEHLKEQGKTSTETEESVGPPSPAQSSKTAPSWGQDLASELLAGGLEKEESPLHFIPCTGAPEALTEDGEEGKDEEDAAFLWEVLCDDDMSSNDPKDPNRPRFTLQELRDVLHERNELKATVFMLQEEIAYFKSEEQEEETGPPLPDPASTFRPSSRSNFQPESGIKRLIFTAIMPMVAAGLIPDDPTLQPIRRLISLV; from the exons ATGGAGGATTTCGGTTCGGCGCTAGAGAAGAACGTGGCGGATCTGACCGTGATGGACGTGTACGACATCGCTGCGGTCGTGGGCCAGGAGTTCGAGCGCATTATTGATCAGTACGGATGCGAGGCTCTGTCCCGACTCATGCCCAAAGTGGTCCGTGTGCTGGAGATCCTGGAGGTCCTGGTGAGCCGGAACAGCATCAGTCCAGAGACCGAGGAGCTGCGTCTGGAGCTGGACCGGCTGCGGCTGGAGCGGATGGAGCGGCTGGAGAAGGACAGGAAACATAAGAAG GAGCTGGAGCTGGTGGAGGATGTGTGGAGAGGAGAAGCCCAGGATCTGCTGTCCCAGATCGCACAGCTGCAGGAGGAAAACAAAGCGCTGCTCAACAACCTGTCCGTCAAAGAGTGTCCGATGACAGAGGAGGATATACAGAAACAGGAAG GCATGACCGAGAGGGAACGGCAGGTGATGAAGAAGCTGAAGGAGGTTGTAGATAAACAGCGAGATGAGATCCGTGCCAAAGACCGTGAGCTGATGCTCAAAAACGAGGACATTGAAGCA CTCCAGCAGCAGTTGAACCGGCTGATGAAGATCAACCATGACCTGAGGCATAAGATCACGGTGGTGGAGGCCCAGGGTAAAGCGCTGATCGAGCAGAAGGTGGAGCTGGAGGCGTCTGGTCAGGCACGGCAGCAGGAGATGGGTAACCTGCGACAGGAAGTGGCCCGTCTTAAGGAGCACCTTAAAGAGCAGGGCAAGACCAGCACTGAGACGGAGGAGTCTGTAGGACCACCTTCACCTGCACAG TCGTCTAAAACGGCCCCTTCCTGGGGTCAGGATTTAGCTTCTGAGCTCCTGGCTGGGGGCCTGGAGAAAGAGGAAAGTCCCCTCCATTTCATTCCCTGCACCGGGGCCCCAGAAGCACTGACAGAGGATGGTGAGGAAGGGAAGGATGAAGAAGATGCTGCATTTTTATGG GAGGTGCTGTGTGATGATGACATGTCCTCTAATGATCCAAAAGACCCCAACCGCCCTCGATTTACCCTGCAAGAGTTGCGTGACGTCCTGCATGAGCGCAATGAGCTGAAAGCAACGGTCTTCATGCTACAAGAAGAAATTGCATATTTCAAAAG TGAGGAACAGGAGGAGGAAACAGGTCCACCACTGCCAGACCCGGCTTCTACATTTCGGCCAAGCTCACGCTCCAACTTTCAGCCGGAGTCAGGGATAAAACGACT GATCTTCACAGCCATTATGCCGATGGTGGCGGCTGGGTTGATTCCAGATGACCCCACTTTACAGCCAATCAGACGACTTATTTCCCTT GTTTAG
- the LOC132132452 gene encoding RILP-like protein 1 isoform X3, with protein MEDFGSALEKNVADLTVMDVYDIAAVVGQEFERIIDQYGCEALSRLMPKVVRVLEILEVLVSRNSISPETEELRLELDRLRLERMERLEKDRKHKKELELVEDVWRGEAQDLLSQIAQLQEENKALLNNLSVKECPMTEEDIQKQEGMTERERQVMKKLKEVVDKQRDEIRAKDRELMLKNEDIEALQQQLNRLMKINHDLRHKITVVEAQGKALIEQKVELEASGQARQQEMGNLRQEVARLKEHLKEQGKTSTETEESVGPPSPAQEVLCDDDMSSNDPKDPNRPRFTLQELRDVLHERNELKATVFMLQEEIAYFKSEEQEEETGPPLPDPASTFRPSSRSNFQPESGIKRLFSFFSRDKNRGSQRRMPQMGDGFGSWKEDMDTEQAQEALQHM; from the exons ATGGAGGATTTCGGTTCGGCGCTAGAGAAGAACGTGGCGGATCTGACCGTGATGGACGTGTACGACATCGCTGCGGTCGTGGGCCAGGAGTTCGAGCGCATTATTGATCAGTACGGATGCGAGGCTCTGTCCCGACTCATGCCCAAAGTGGTCCGTGTGCTGGAGATCCTGGAGGTCCTGGTGAGCCGGAACAGCATCAGTCCAGAGACCGAGGAGCTGCGTCTGGAGCTGGACCGGCTGCGGCTGGAGCGGATGGAGCGGCTGGAGAAGGACAGGAAACATAAGAAG GAGCTGGAGCTGGTGGAGGATGTGTGGAGAGGAGAAGCCCAGGATCTGCTGTCCCAGATCGCACAGCTGCAGGAGGAAAACAAAGCGCTGCTCAACAACCTGTCCGTCAAAGAGTGTCCGATGACAGAGGAGGATATACAGAAACAGGAAG GCATGACCGAGAGGGAACGGCAGGTGATGAAGAAGCTGAAGGAGGTTGTAGATAAACAGCGAGATGAGATCCGTGCCAAAGACCGTGAGCTGATGCTCAAAAACGAGGACATTGAAGCA CTCCAGCAGCAGTTGAACCGGCTGATGAAGATCAACCATGACCTGAGGCATAAGATCACGGTGGTGGAGGCCCAGGGTAAAGCGCTGATCGAGCAGAAGGTGGAGCTGGAGGCGTCTGGTCAGGCACGGCAGCAGGAGATGGGTAACCTGCGACAGGAAGTGGCCCGTCTTAAGGAGCACCTTAAAGAGCAGGGCAAGACCAGCACTGAGACGGAGGAGTCTGTAGGACCACCTTCACCTGCACAG GAGGTGCTGTGTGATGATGACATGTCCTCTAATGATCCAAAAGACCCCAACCGCCCTCGATTTACCCTGCAAGAGTTGCGTGACGTCCTGCATGAGCGCAATGAGCTGAAAGCAACGGTCTTCATGCTACAAGAAGAAATTGCATATTTCAAAAG TGAGGAACAGGAGGAGGAAACAGGTCCACCACTGCCAGACCCGGCTTCTACATTTCGGCCAAGCTCACGCTCCAACTTTCAGCCGGAGTCAGGGATAAAACGACT GTTTAGCTTCTTTTCCCGCGACAAAAACCGAGGCTCTCAGAGGAGGATGCCACAGATGGGTGACGGCTTCGGCTCATGGAAAGAGGACATGGACACAGAACAGGCCCAGGAGGCATTACAGCACATGTAA
- the LOC132132506 gene encoding N-lysine methyltransferase KMT5A-A-like: MNGDIICNGHSPFHRLLQHSSSKSQHHEAIAVKLIQDGKTSRLFCTQNEPQKHGDSRRGSAVNGEFILPKMAVNEELQHSVHRAEEKTHQLHCTASYIHASSDITSPSQRKPARRKVKVKKATQRIADTKSTLSRKVTDYFPIRRSSRKSKSELKCEEKRHIDMLITNGIENGMMVRYIEGKGRGVFATQKFQKGQYVVEYHGDLLQITDAKKREALYAQDPTTGCYMYYFQYLSKTYCVDATKESDRLGRLINHSKNGNCQTKLHDINGIPHLILVASRDIQEGEELLYDYGDRSKASIEAHPWLKH, encoded by the exons GACATCATATGCAACGGACACTCGCCATTTCACCGTCTCTTACAGCACAGCAGCTCCAAATCACAGCATCATGAAGCCATCGCTGTCAAACTCATCCAGGACGGGAAAACTTCACGATTGTTCTGCACGCAAAATGAGCCACAGAAGCATGGAGATT CCAGGAGAGGCAGTGCTGTGAATGGTGAGTTCATCCTCCCAAAAATGGCTGTGAATGAAGAGCTGCAGCACTCCGTGCACAGAGCTGAGGAGAAAACACATCAGCTGCATTGCACTGCGTCATACATCCACGCCAGCAGTGACATCACTTCCCCCAGTCAAAGGAAACCAGCCCGTCGCAAAGTTAAAGTAAAGAAAGCCACACAGAGAAT TGCTGATACCAAGAGCACTCTAAGCCGAAAGGTTACAGATTATTTCCCCATCAGACGAAGCTCCAGAAAAAGCAAAAGTGAACTGAAG TGTGAAGAGAAGAGGCACATAGACATGCTGATCACAAACGGGATTGAGAATGGAATGATG GTCAGATACATTGAAGGAAAGGGCAGGGGAGTTTTTGCCACACAGAAGTTCCAGAAAGGTCAGTATGTAGTGGAGTATCATGGAGATCTGCTGCAGATAACGGACGCCAAAAAAAGGGAGGCTTTATACGCACAAGATCCAACCACTGGCTGCTACATGTATTACTTCCAGTATCTCAGCAAAACATATTG TGTGGACGCTACGAAAGAGTCAGATCGATTGGGAAGGCTCATCAACCACAGTAAAAATGGCAATTGTCAAACCAAACTCCATGATATTAATGGAATACCTCACCTTATCCTCGTGGCCTCCAGAGACATCCAGGAAGGAGAAGAACTTCTTTATGACTATGGCGACCGCAGTAAAGCTTCGATAGAAGCTCATCCATGGCTAAAACATTAA